AACAAGGGATAGATGCCATAAGACAACCAAGCCAAGGTATTCATCAAAACTGCTGGAATAGAGTGGTCATATTCGGGTGTTCCAATGATAACCCCTTCTGCCCCTTCAATTTTCTTAGCCAATTCCAAGACAGCTTCTGGTAATTGACGGGTGGCAGGCTTGTTAAACATTGGCAAATCCTTAATTTCTACCAATTCTATTTCAGCCTTCTCGCTAAAATGTGTAGCCATGAGCTGCAATAATTTCCTGTTGGTGGATGCGGCATTTTCCTGCCCATCCTCCCTACCACTCCCCTGCTACTCTTGGCTGGCTTTTGCTTTGCCAATAGTTCAAAGAAGTTTGAAACCTGGCTCAGGACAACCAGGCTTTATCAATTTTATGTCGCTGACTATGCGGAAACCAAGTCTATCAGCAAGAGTCGGAAAAAACGAATTATCCTGCAAATTTACATCCTCATGGGGATTTCTATCTATTTGGCCCCACTCCTATCAGTCAAAATCCTCTTAGTTGCTTTGACTATTTTCATTACCTACTATCTCTTCTTTATTATTCCAAATAAACAATAAAAGCAAGTTCCAAAACGGAGCTTGCTTTACTGTTTATATGTTAATTTTCAGCTGCTTTTTTCAAGGCAAGGAGTAGACTGATAATACCAACTGAAACCAGGATATGGCTGATACCTGCCAAGCCTGCAATACTAGCATTGACGGCTTTTGACAAATCCATTTCTAGAACCTGAGTCATCCCGCGGACAGCCAGCATGATAGCAGAAAGAGGCAAGCCGATGTAGTAGGTCACTAGGAAGACACGAAAAGACTTGATTTTTTCCAGTTCATGGCGCTGGGCAAAGAGCGCCACAATCATAAAGAGGAACATGCCCAATGTAAACAGGTGGGTGTGAACCAAATTAAGAGATGTCTGACCAGTAAAACCGGTTAATTTGATGATCTCACGGTAAGCAAGGCCGCTAAGAAGGCCTGCAATAGCATAGATTAAGGCGATGTTGATGTATTTTTTCATCCTCTACCTCCCCTACTCTGCTCCAAGTTCTGGCAAGAGGCTGGCAAAATCATTTTTGATGGTGTCCAGGCTAGTCTTGACTTCCTGGCGGGTCTGATTATTCTTGACAGTAATCTGGCTGCTTTCCAGCTCGCTTCCACCAAGGGTGATGATGTATTTGGCACCAAAGACATCCGCAGACTTAAATTGAGCCTTGAGCTTGCGGTCTAGGTAATCACGCTCGGCAGACAGGCCTTGCTTGCGGAGGGCTTGAACCAGCTCCAAAGCTCCGCCATTGGCCTCCTGACCCAAAACAGCGATATAAACATCCAGAGACTGGTCAATCGGCAGCTCAATTTCCTGCTTGTCAAGGACCAAAATCAGACGCTCAATCCCCATACCAAAGCCAATACCTGGTGTCTCAGGTCCATCGAAATAACTGACCAAGCCGTCATAGCGACCACCAGCACAGATAGTCAAATCATTGCCCCCCACCTCGGTGATGAACTCGAAAATGGTATGGTTGTAATAGTCCAAACCGCGAACCATATTCGTGTCAATGACATAGGTGATACCCAGGCTGTCCAACATAGACTGGACCCCTTCAAAGTAGGCCGCGCTCTCTTCATCCAAGTAATCCAAGATGGACGGAGCATTTTCAACTGCCGCCTTGTCCTCTTTTTCCTTGGAATCCAGCACGCGCAAAGGATTTTCCTCCAAACGGCGCTGGCTATCCTTGGACAACTGGTCCTTGAGCGGTGTCAGATAATCAATCAAGGCCTGGCGATAGGCCGCACGACTCTCTGGATTTCCCAGGCTGTTAAGGTGAAGGGTGATGTTTTGAATCCCTAGTTCCTCAAAGAAATGATAGGCCATGGCCATGATTTCCACATCCGTCGCAGGATTGTTGGAACCAAAACACTCCACACCAATCTGGTGGAACTGGCGCAGACGACCAGCCTGAGGACGCT
The sequence above is a segment of the Streptococcus suis genome. Coding sequences within it:
- a CDS encoding DUF2871 domain-containing protein, whose amino-acid sequence is MKKYINIALIYAIAGLLSGLAYREIIKLTGFTGQTSLNLVHTHLFTLGMFLFMIVALFAQRHELEKIKSFRVFLVTYYIGLPLSAIMLAVRGMTQVLEMDLSKAVNASIAGLAGISHILVSVGIISLLLALKKAAEN
- a CDS encoding YbaN family protein; the protein is MFLPILPTTPLLLLAGFCFANSSKKFETWLRTTRLYQFYVADYAETKSISKSRKKRIILQIYILMGISIYLAPLLSVKILLVALTIFITYYLFFIIPNKQ
- the hisS gene encoding histidine--tRNA ligase; the encoded protein is MKLQKPKGTQDLLPQDTVKWQYVEGFARSIFKRYNYAEIRTPIFEHYEVISRSVGDTTDIVTKEMYDFYDKGDRHITLRPEGTAPVVRSYVENKLFAPEVQKPSKFYYMGPMFRYERPQAGRLRQFHQIGVECFGSNNPATDVEIMAMAYHFFEELGIQNITLHLNSLGNPESRAAYRQALIDYLTPLKDQLSKDSQRRLEENPLRVLDSKEKEDKAAVENAPSILDYLDEESAAYFEGVQSMLDSLGITYVIDTNMVRGLDYYNHTIFEFITEVGGNDLTICAGGRYDGLVSYFDGPETPGIGFGMGIERLILVLDKQEIELPIDQSLDVYIAVLGQEANGGALELVQALRKQGLSAERDYLDRKLKAQFKSADVFGAKYIITLGGSELESSQITVKNNQTRQEVKTSLDTIKNDFASLLPELGAE